The following coding sequences are from one Streptomyces sp. NBC_01294 window:
- a CDS encoding IS5 family transposase (programmed frameshift) — protein sequence MVRRHELTNAQWERIAPLLPETGGPGGRWADHRTVVNGVLYRTRTGIPWRDLPERYGSWQTVYERHRRWSADGTWSNILRALQAGADSTARDADGSWAVNADSTTCRAHQHAAGARHSAPADHPEKGAGPVDAEGREALGRSRGGLTSKVHLLADDRCRPLVWLTSPGQRGDSPMFIPLMQVLNVARTGAGRPRTRPDRARGDKAYSSRANRVYLRKRGIKATIAQPDDQRANRRRRGRAGGRPPSFDREQYRRRNTVERCIGKLKQHRAVATRYDKRDYIFNGTLATAAIVIWLRDLIKEPSDTA from the exons ATGGTGCGTCGGCATGAACTGACGAATGCTCAGTGGGAGCGCATAGCTCCGCTGCTGCCGGAGACTGGCGGGCCGGGTGGGCGGTGGGCCGACCACCGCACCGTGGTCAACGGTGTGCTCTACCGGACACGGACCGGGATTCCCTGGCGTGACCTGCCCGAACGCTACGGATCCTGGCAGACCGTCTACGAACGCCACCGCCGCTGGTCGGCCGACGGCACCTGGTCGAACATCCTGCGAGCGTTGCAGGCCGGTGCCGACTCCACCGCGCGAGACGCGGACGGCTCGTGGGCGGTCAACGCCGACTCCACCACCTGCCGGGCCCACCAGCACGCGGCCGGGGCTCGGCATTCCGCCCCGGCTGACCACCCCGAAAAAGGGGCGGGACCC GTGGATGCAGAGGGCCGCGAGGCCCTGGGACGTTCCCGGGGCGGGCTGACCAGCAAGGTCCACCTCCTGGCGGATGACCGCTGCCGACCCCTGGTCTGGCTGACCTCGCCCGGCCAGCGCGGAGACAGCCCGATGTTCATCCCGCTCATGCAGGTCCTGAACGTGGCCCGCACCGGGGCCGGGCGTCCCCGCACCCGACCGGACCGTGCCCGCGGCGACAAGGCGTACTCCAGCCGTGCCAACCGCGTCTACCTGCGTAAACGCGGGATCAAGGCAACGATCGCCCAGCCGGACGACCAGCGTGCGAACCGCCGTCGGCGCGGACGGGCCGGCGGCCGCCCGCCGTCCTTCGACCGCGAGCAGTACCGCCGACGCAACACCGTCGAACGCTGCATCGGGAAGCTGAAACAGCACCGGGCCGTCGCCACTCGGTACGACAAACGCGACTACATCTTCAACGGCACCCTGGCCACCGCAGCCATCGTGATCTGGCTCCGCGACCTCATCAAAGAGCCATCAGACACTGCCTAG
- a CDS encoding 3-hydroxyacyl-CoA dehydrogenase NAD-binding domain-containing protein codes for MSESTTIRWEQDETGVVTLVLDDPDQSANTMNQAFKDSIAGVADRAEAEKDSIRGIIFTSAKKTFFAGGDLKDMIRLRPEHAQLAFDTGTEIKRSLRRIETLGKPVVAAINGAALGGGYEICLASHHRVALDAPGSKIGLPEVTLGLLPAGGGVTRTVRLMGIADALLKVLLQGTQYDPRRALENGLVHELAATPEEMLAKARAFIDANPESKQPWDVPGYKIPGGTPSNPRFAANLPAFPANLKKQLNGAPYPAPRNILACAVEGSQVDFETALTIEARYFTELVTGQTAKNMIQAFFFDLQAVNAGRSRPQGIEPRKVRKVAVLGAGMMGAGIAYSCARAGIEVVLKDVTAEAAAKGKAYSEKLLDKALSRGRTTEAKRAELLARITPTADAADLAGCDAVIEAVFEDTGLKHKVFQEIQDVIAPDALLCSNTSTLPISGLAEGVKRPADFIGLHFFSPVDKMPLVEIIKGEQTGDEAIARAFDLVRQINKTPIVVNDSRGFFTSRVIGQFINEGVAMVGEGAEPASIEQAAAQAGYPAKVLSLMDELTLTLPRKIRNESRKAFEAEGRTWTEHPADTVIDRMVDEFGRPGRSGGAGFYEYDEAGKRARIWPGLREHFAKPGYEIPFEDMKERMLFSEALDTVRCLDEGVLTSIADANIGSIMGIGFPAWTGGVIQYVNGYEGGLPGFVARARELAEKYGERFTPPASLVEKAERGETYGD; via the coding sequence ATGAGCGAGTCCACCACGATCCGCTGGGAACAGGACGAGACGGGCGTCGTCACCCTGGTCCTCGACGACCCCGACCAGTCCGCCAACACGATGAACCAGGCCTTCAAGGACTCCATCGCAGGCGTAGCCGACCGCGCCGAGGCCGAGAAGGACTCCATCCGCGGCATCATCTTCACCTCCGCCAAGAAGACCTTCTTCGCCGGCGGCGACCTCAAGGACATGATCCGGCTGCGCCCCGAGCACGCGCAGCTCGCCTTCGACACCGGCACCGAGATCAAGCGCTCGCTGCGCCGCATCGAGACCCTGGGCAAGCCCGTCGTCGCCGCCATCAACGGCGCCGCGCTGGGCGGCGGTTACGAGATCTGCCTCGCCTCCCACCACCGCGTCGCCCTCGACGCGCCCGGCTCCAAGATCGGCCTGCCCGAGGTCACCCTCGGTCTGCTCCCCGCCGGCGGCGGTGTCACCCGTACCGTGCGGCTGATGGGCATCGCGGACGCGCTGCTCAAGGTGCTGCTGCAGGGGACCCAGTACGACCCCCGGCGCGCCCTGGAGAACGGCCTGGTCCACGAACTGGCCGCCACTCCCGAGGAGATGCTGGCCAAGGCCCGCGCCTTCATCGACGCCAACCCGGAGTCGAAGCAGCCCTGGGACGTACCCGGCTACAAGATCCCGGGCGGCACGCCGTCCAACCCGCGGTTCGCCGCCAACCTCCCGGCCTTCCCGGCCAACCTGAAGAAGCAGCTCAACGGGGCCCCGTACCCGGCCCCGCGCAACATCCTGGCCTGCGCCGTCGAGGGCTCCCAGGTGGACTTCGAGACCGCGCTGACCATCGAGGCCCGCTACTTCACCGAGCTCGTCACCGGGCAGACCGCCAAGAACATGATCCAGGCGTTCTTCTTCGACCTCCAGGCCGTCAACGCGGGCCGCAGCCGCCCGCAGGGGATCGAGCCGCGCAAGGTCCGCAAGGTCGCCGTCCTCGGCGCCGGCATGATGGGCGCCGGCATCGCCTACTCCTGCGCCCGCGCGGGCATCGAGGTGGTCCTCAAGGACGTCACCGCCGAGGCCGCCGCCAAGGGCAAGGCGTACTCGGAGAAGCTGCTCGACAAGGCCCTCTCGCGCGGGCGGACCACCGAGGCCAAGCGCGCCGAGCTGCTCGCCCGGATCACCCCGACCGCCGACGCCGCCGACCTCGCGGGCTGCGACGCCGTCATCGAGGCCGTCTTCGAGGACACCGGGCTCAAGCACAAGGTGTTCCAGGAGATCCAGGACGTCATCGCGCCCGACGCGCTGCTGTGCTCCAACACCTCCACCCTGCCCATCTCCGGGCTGGCGGAGGGCGTGAAGCGGCCCGCCGACTTCATCGGGCTGCACTTCTTCTCGCCCGTCGACAAGATGCCGCTCGTCGAGATCATCAAGGGGGAGCAGACCGGCGACGAGGCCATCGCCCGCGCCTTCGACCTGGTCCGCCAGATCAACAAGACCCCGATCGTGGTCAACGACTCGCGCGGCTTCTTCACCTCGCGCGTCATCGGCCAGTTCATCAACGAGGGCGTGGCGATGGTCGGCGAGGGCGCCGAGCCCGCCTCGATCGAGCAGGCCGCCGCCCAGGCCGGCTACCCGGCCAAGGTGCTCTCCCTGATGGACGAGCTCACCCTGACGCTGCCGCGCAAGATCCGCAACGAGAGCCGCAAGGCCTTCGAGGCGGAGGGCCGTACGTGGACCGAGCACCCCGCCGACACCGTCATCGACCGGATGGTCGACGAGTTCGGCCGCCCCGGCCGCAGCGGCGGGGCCGGCTTCTACGAGTACGACGAGGCGGGCAAGCGCGCCCGCATCTGGCCCGGCCTGCGCGAGCACTTCGCCAAGCCCGGGTACGAGATCCCCTTCGAGGACATGAAGGAGCGGATGCTCTTCTCCGAGGCGCTGGACACCGTCCGCTGCCTCGACGAGGGCGTCCTCACCTCGATCGCCGACGCCAACATCGGCTCCATCATGGGCATCGGCTTCCCGGCCTGGACCGGCGGCGTGATCCAGTACGTCAACGGCTACGAGGGCGGCCTGCCCGGCTTCGTCGCCCGCGCCCGCGAGCTCGCCGAGAAGTACGGCGAGCGCTTCACCCCGCCCGCCTCCCTCGTGGAGAAGGCCGAGCGGGGCGAGACGTACGGCGACTAG
- a CDS encoding acetyl-CoA C-acetyltransferase, with translation MSTEAYVYDAIRTPRGRGKANGALHGTKPIDLVVGLIHALRERNPGLDPATIDDIVLGVVGPVGDQGSDIARIAAIAAGLPDTVAGVQENRFCASGLEAVNLAAAKVRSGWEDLVLAGGVESMSRVPMASDGGAWFADPMTNWDTGFVPQGIGADLIATIEGFSRRDVDEYAALSQERAAAAIKDGRFAKSVVPVTDRNGLVVLDHDEFVRPGTTADTLAKLKPSFADIGDLGGFDAVALQKYHWIEKIDHVHHAGNSSGIVDGASLVAIGSREAGERNGLTPRARIVSAAVSGSEPTIMLTGPAPATRKALAKAGLTIDDIDLVEINEAFAGVVLRFVKDMGLSLDKVNVNGGAIALGHPLGATGAMILGTIVDELERQDKRYGLVTLCVGGGMGVATIVERL, from the coding sequence GTGAGCACCGAAGCTTACGTATACGACGCGATCCGCACCCCGCGCGGCCGGGGCAAGGCCAACGGCGCCCTGCACGGCACCAAGCCGATCGACCTGGTCGTCGGACTCATCCACGCCCTGCGCGAGCGCAACCCCGGCCTGGACCCCGCCACCATCGACGACATCGTGCTCGGAGTCGTCGGCCCGGTCGGCGACCAGGGCTCCGACATCGCCCGGATCGCGGCCATCGCCGCCGGGCTCCCGGACACGGTGGCCGGCGTGCAGGAGAACCGCTTCTGTGCCTCCGGTCTGGAGGCCGTCAACCTGGCCGCCGCCAAGGTCCGCTCCGGCTGGGAGGACCTGGTCCTCGCGGGCGGCGTCGAGTCCATGTCCCGCGTCCCGATGGCCTCCGACGGCGGCGCCTGGTTCGCCGACCCGATGACCAACTGGGACACCGGCTTCGTCCCGCAGGGCATCGGCGCCGACCTGATCGCCACCATCGAGGGATTCTCCCGGCGCGACGTGGACGAGTACGCGGCCCTCTCACAGGAGCGCGCGGCCGCCGCCATCAAGGACGGCCGCTTCGCGAAGTCGGTCGTCCCGGTGACCGACCGCAACGGCCTGGTCGTCCTGGACCACGACGAGTTCGTCCGCCCCGGCACGACCGCCGACACCCTCGCCAAGCTCAAGCCGTCCTTCGCGGACATCGGCGACCTCGGCGGCTTCGACGCCGTCGCGCTGCAGAAGTACCACTGGATCGAGAAGATCGACCACGTCCACCACGCGGGCAACTCCTCCGGCATCGTCGACGGCGCCTCGCTCGTCGCCATCGGCTCCCGCGAGGCGGGGGAGCGCAACGGGTTGACCCCGCGCGCCCGGATCGTCTCGGCGGCCGTCTCCGGATCCGAGCCCACCATCATGCTCACCGGCCCCGCCCCCGCCACCCGCAAGGCACTGGCCAAGGCCGGCCTGACCATCGACGACATCGACCTGGTCGAGATCAACGAGGCCTTCGCCGGCGTCGTCCTGCGCTTCGTCAAGGACATGGGCCTGTCCCTCGACAAGGTCAACGTCAACGGCGGCGCCATCGCGCTGGGCCACCCGCTCGGCGCCACCGGCGCGATGATCCTCGGCACGATCGTCGACGAGCTGGAGCGCCAGGACAAGCGCTACGGCCTCGTCACCCTCTGCGTCGGCGGCGGCATGGGCGTCGCCACCATCGTCGAACGCCTCTGA
- a CDS encoding acyl-CoA dehydrogenase family protein, translated as MKRRIFDADHEAFRETVRTFLTKEVLPYYEQWEKDGIVSREAWRAAGRQGLLGLAVPEEYGGGGNTDFRYAAVIAEEFTRAGAPGLAIGLHNDIIGPYLTSLATEEQKRRWLPGFCSGETITAIAMTEPGAGSDLQGIRTTAEDRGDHWVLNGSKTFISNGILADLVIVVAKTTPEGGAHGLSLLVVERGAEGFERGRNLDKIGQKSQDTAELFFHDVRVPKENLLGELNGAFVHLMTNLAQERMGIAMAGIAAAEYLLEITTQYVKEREAFGRPLSKLQHIRFEIAEMATEVAVTRTFLDRCITDHSNGELDHVHASMAKWWATELQKRVADRCLQLHGGYGYMTEYRVARAFTDGRIQTIYGGTTEIMKEIIGRSLLG; from the coding sequence ATGAAACGCCGGATCTTCGACGCCGACCACGAGGCGTTCCGCGAGACCGTGCGCACCTTCCTCACCAAGGAGGTGCTGCCGTACTACGAACAGTGGGAGAAGGACGGCATCGTCAGCCGCGAGGCCTGGCGCGCCGCGGGCCGTCAGGGGCTGCTGGGCCTGGCCGTTCCGGAGGAGTACGGCGGCGGCGGGAACACCGACTTCCGCTACGCCGCCGTGATCGCCGAGGAGTTCACCCGGGCGGGCGCCCCCGGGCTCGCCATCGGCCTGCACAACGACATCATCGGCCCCTATCTGACCTCGCTCGCCACCGAGGAGCAGAAGCGCCGCTGGCTGCCCGGCTTCTGCTCCGGGGAGACCATCACCGCCATCGCGATGACCGAGCCGGGCGCGGGCTCCGACCTCCAGGGGATCCGGACCACCGCCGAGGACCGCGGCGACCACTGGGTGCTGAACGGCTCCAAGACGTTCATCTCCAACGGCATCCTCGCCGACCTGGTGATCGTGGTCGCCAAGACCACCCCCGAGGGCGGGGCGCACGGCCTGTCGCTGCTGGTCGTCGAGCGCGGGGCCGAGGGCTTCGAGCGCGGCCGCAACCTCGACAAGATCGGGCAGAAGTCCCAGGACACCGCCGAGCTGTTCTTCCACGACGTCCGCGTCCCCAAGGAGAACCTGCTCGGCGAGCTGAACGGCGCCTTCGTCCACCTGATGACCAATCTCGCGCAGGAGCGGATGGGCATAGCGATGGCCGGCATCGCCGCCGCCGAGTACCTGCTGGAGATCACCACGCAGTACGTGAAGGAGCGCGAGGCCTTCGGCCGTCCGCTGTCCAAGCTCCAGCACATCCGGTTCGAGATCGCCGAGATGGCCACCGAGGTCGCCGTCACCCGGACCTTCCTCGACCGGTGCATCACCGACCACTCCAACGGCGAACTGGACCACGTGCACGCCTCGATGGCCAAGTGGTGGGCCACCGAGCTGCAGAAGCGCGTCGCCGACCGCTGTCTGCAACTGCACGGCGGATACGGATACATGACCGAATACCGGGTCGCGCGGGCCTTCACCGACGGCCGCATCCAGACCATCTACGGCGGCACGACCGAGATCATGAAAGAGATCATCGGCCGCTCCCTCCTCGGCTGA
- a CDS encoding LLM class F420-dependent oxidoreductase has product MELSMMLDYAGDPRRAADEAAALESAGLDAVWVAEAWGFDSPTIMGYLAARTERLKIGSAILNVYSRTPGLIAQTAAGLDALSGGRAMLGLGASGPQVVEGWHGMPYDKPLGRTRETVELCRRIWRRETIDHHGITDMPLPPEKGGRHGKPLKILTRPVRPGIPVYIASLGPANVRMTAEIADGWLPTLFIPEKAHAVWGGPLAEGAAKRAPELGPLQTVAGGLLAIGDDAAAVRDLARPQIALYVGGMGAVGKNFYNDLAVAYGYEEEARKIQDLYLSGRKRDAAAAVPDEFCELMTLCGPEGYVRERVEAFREAGVTMLNVTPVGPEPARLIETVKNWL; this is encoded by the coding sequence ATGGAACTGTCGATGATGCTCGACTACGCCGGGGACCCGCGCCGGGCCGCCGACGAGGCGGCGGCGCTGGAGTCGGCCGGGCTCGACGCCGTGTGGGTCGCCGAGGCGTGGGGCTTCGACTCCCCGACGATCATGGGCTACCTCGCCGCCCGCACCGAGCGGCTGAAGATCGGCTCGGCGATCCTCAACGTCTACTCGCGCACCCCCGGCCTCATCGCCCAGACCGCCGCCGGCCTGGACGCGCTCTCGGGCGGCCGGGCGATGCTCGGCCTCGGCGCCTCCGGCCCGCAGGTCGTCGAGGGCTGGCACGGGATGCCGTACGACAAGCCGCTCGGCCGGACCCGCGAGACGGTCGAGCTGTGCCGCCGCATCTGGCGCCGCGAGACGATCGACCACCACGGCATCACCGACATGCCGCTGCCGCCCGAGAAGGGCGGCCGGCACGGCAAGCCGCTGAAGATCCTCACCCGGCCGGTCCGCCCCGGGATCCCCGTGTACATCGCCTCGCTCGGCCCGGCCAACGTGCGGATGACCGCCGAGATCGCCGACGGCTGGCTGCCGACCCTCTTCATCCCGGAGAAGGCCCACGCGGTGTGGGGCGGCCCGCTCGCCGAGGGCGCGGCGAAGCGCGCGCCGGAACTCGGCCCGCTGCAGACCGTCGCGGGCGGCCTGCTGGCCATCGGTGACGACGCGGCGGCCGTACGGGACCTGGCGCGCCCGCAGATCGCGCTGTACGTCGGCGGCATGGGCGCCGTCGGCAAGAACTTCTACAACGACCTCGCCGTGGCCTACGGCTACGAGGAGGAGGCCCGGAAGATCCAGGACCTCTACCTCTCCGGGCGCAAGCGCGACGCCGCGGCCGCCGTCCCGGACGAGTTCTGCGAGCTGATGACGCTGTGCGGGCCCGAGGGCTACGTGCGCGAGCGTGTCGAGGCCTTCCGCGAGGCGGGCGTCACCATGCTCAACGTCACCCCCGTCGGCCCCGAGCCGGCCCGCCTGATCGAAACCGTCAAGAACTGGCTTTAG
- a CDS encoding CaiB/BaiF CoA transferase family protein — MAVTGNGSGYAGGNGPLAGVRVVELAGIGPGPFAAMLLADLGADVVRVDRPGGGGLAVNPAYDLTNRGKRSVLIDLKSADGPARVLDLVERADILIEGFRPGVAERLGVGPAACHARNPKLVYGRMTGWGQEGPLAQTAGHDIAYIAVTGALGMIGDPGGPPAVPANLVGDYAGGSLYLVVGVLAALQHARTPEGAGQVVDAAIVDGTAHLTAMIHGMMAAGGWQDRRGANLLDGGCPFYGTYETSDGRYMAVGALEQQFYDTFVELLGIEDQAPARKDLARWGELREAVAARFKTRTREEWTAVFEGSDACVAPVLSLREAPDHPHLAARGTFTEFGGIVQPAPAPRFSATPVAVTGGPARPGAHTGSVAADWDVPSLLPEES; from the coding sequence ATGGCAGTGACAGGGAACGGAAGCGGGTACGCGGGCGGGAACGGCCCGCTCGCCGGAGTGCGCGTCGTCGAGCTGGCGGGCATCGGCCCGGGACCGTTCGCCGCCATGCTCCTCGCCGACCTCGGCGCGGACGTCGTGCGCGTCGACCGGCCGGGCGGGGGCGGCCTCGCCGTCAACCCCGCCTACGACCTCACCAACCGCGGCAAGCGCTCCGTCCTGATCGACCTCAAGTCCGCCGACGGCCCCGCCCGCGTCCTCGACCTGGTCGAGCGCGCCGACATCCTGATCGAGGGCTTCCGGCCCGGGGTCGCCGAGCGGCTCGGCGTCGGCCCGGCCGCGTGCCACGCCCGCAACCCGAAGCTCGTCTACGGGCGGATGACCGGCTGGGGCCAGGAGGGCCCGCTCGCGCAGACCGCCGGGCACGACATCGCGTACATCGCCGTCACCGGGGCGCTGGGCATGATCGGCGACCCGGGCGGGCCCCCGGCCGTCCCCGCCAACCTGGTCGGGGACTACGCGGGCGGCTCGCTCTACCTGGTCGTCGGGGTCCTCGCCGCCCTCCAGCACGCCCGTACCCCCGAAGGCGCCGGCCAGGTCGTCGACGCGGCCATCGTGGACGGCACCGCCCACCTCACCGCCATGATCCACGGAATGATGGCGGCGGGCGGCTGGCAGGACCGCCGCGGCGCCAACCTCCTTGACGGCGGCTGCCCCTTCTACGGCACCTACGAGACCTCCGACGGCCGGTACATGGCGGTCGGCGCGCTGGAGCAGCAGTTCTACGACACCTTCGTGGAGCTCCTCGGCATCGAGGACCAGGCCCCGGCCCGCAAGGACCTCGCCCGCTGGGGCGAGCTGCGCGAGGCCGTCGCCGCCCGGTTCAAGACCCGTACGCGCGAGGAGTGGACGGCGGTCTTCGAGGGGAGCGACGCCTGCGTGGCGCCCGTGCTCTCGCTGCGCGAGGCCCCGGACCACCCGCACCTCGCCGCCCGCGGGACCTTCACCGAATTCGGCGGGATCGTCCAGCCCGCCCCCGCGCCGCGGTTCTCGGCGACCCCGGTCGCCGTCACCGGCGGCCCGGCCCGACCGGGCGCGCACACCGGGTCCGTGGCCGCCGACTGGGACGTGCCGTCCCTGCTCCCCGAGGAGAGCTGA
- a CDS encoding MmcQ/YjbR family DNA-binding protein: MKSGVRKWEAVREFALGLPEVVEDHPWGPEDCVMKVNKKIFVFLGNADGPEPPGLSVKLKDEALHGHAMTAPGAEPTGYGLGRSGWVSVPLGEKGAPSAQVLCEWVEESYRTVALKRHVRELDDRIRANG, encoded by the coding sequence ATGAAGTCCGGAGTGCGCAAGTGGGAGGCGGTACGGGAGTTCGCCCTCGGGCTTCCGGAGGTCGTGGAGGACCATCCGTGGGGTCCCGAGGACTGTGTGATGAAGGTGAACAAGAAGATCTTCGTCTTCCTGGGGAACGCCGACGGGCCCGAGCCGCCCGGCCTGTCCGTCAAGCTCAAGGACGAGGCGCTGCACGGGCACGCGATGACCGCGCCCGGAGCGGAGCCCACCGGATACGGCCTCGGCCGGTCCGGCTGGGTGTCCGTCCCGCTGGGGGAGAAGGGGGCGCCCTCCGCGCAGGTGCTGTGCGAATGGGTGGAGGAGAGCTACCGCACCGTGGCCCTCAAGCGGCACGTCAGGGAGCTGGACGACCGGATCCGGGCAAATGGCTAA
- a CDS encoding saccharopine dehydrogenase family protein encodes MNATDRQDRPEREPARGPGEAPERAYDVVLFGATGFVGALTAEYLAAHAPAGCRWALAGRDLAKLERLRERLAAIDPACAGLPLLRADASDPAAVRELAASTRVVATTVGPYIWYGAELVAACAEAGTDYVDLTGEPEFVDRMYVEHDARARETGARIVHACGFDSIPADLGAYFTVRQLPEGVPLTVDGFMRSNAFFSGGTLSSALTALSRGPQTLAAARARRLHEPRLLGRRARGPVGAPRFSRETGTWALPLPSLDPKIVARSAAALERYGPDFRYRHYASVKHLPVAVGGTAALGATVALAQVPPARRWLMNRWEPGSGPDAERRARSWFTVRFVGEGGGRRVLTEVSGGDPGYGETAKMLAHAALCLAHDALPEAAGQLTTAVAMGDALIDRLQKAGITFRVADVR; translated from the coding sequence ATGAACGCAACGGATCGGCAGGACCGGCCCGAACGTGAACCTGCACGGGGACCCGGAGAGGCACCCGAACGGGCCTACGACGTCGTGCTCTTCGGCGCGACCGGCTTCGTGGGGGCGCTGACCGCCGAGTACCTGGCCGCGCACGCGCCCGCCGGCTGCCGGTGGGCCCTCGCCGGCCGGGACCTCGCGAAGCTGGAGCGGCTGCGCGAGCGGCTGGCCGCCATCGATCCGGCGTGCGCCGGGCTGCCGCTGCTGCGCGCGGACGCCTCCGACCCGGCGGCGGTGCGCGAGCTGGCCGCGTCCACCCGGGTGGTGGCCACGACGGTGGGTCCGTACATCTGGTACGGGGCGGAGCTCGTGGCCGCCTGCGCCGAGGCGGGCACCGACTACGTGGACCTCACCGGCGAGCCGGAGTTCGTGGACCGGATGTACGTCGAGCACGACGCGCGGGCCCGCGAGACCGGGGCGCGGATCGTGCACGCCTGCGGCTTCGACTCGATCCCGGCCGACCTCGGCGCGTACTTCACCGTCCGGCAGCTGCCGGAGGGGGTCCCGCTGACGGTCGACGGGTTCATGCGGTCCAACGCCTTCTTCTCCGGCGGGACCCTGAGCTCGGCACTGACCGCGCTGTCCCGCGGCCCCCAGACCCTGGCGGCCGCACGCGCCCGCCGGCTGCACGAGCCCCGGCTGCTGGGGCGGCGGGCGCGCGGGCCGGTGGGGGCGCCGCGGTTCAGCCGGGAGACGGGCACCTGGGCGCTGCCGCTGCCCTCCCTGGACCCGAAGATCGTGGCCCGGTCGGCGGCCGCGCTGGAGCGCTACGGCCCGGACTTCCGCTACCGGCACTACGCCTCCGTCAAGCACCTCCCGGTCGCGGTGGGCGGTACGGCGGCGCTGGGCGCGACGGTGGCCCTGGCCCAGGTGCCGCCGGCCCGGCGGTGGCTGATGAACCGCTGGGAGCCGGGCAGCGGGCCGGACGCGGAACGCCGCGCGCGCAGCTGGTTCACCGTGCGGTTCGTCGGCGAGGGCGGCGGCCGGCGCGTGCTCACCGAGGTGTCGGGCGGCGACCCGGGCTACGGGGAGACGGCGAAGATGCTGGCGCATGCGGCGCTATGCCTGGCCCACGACGCCCTGCCGGAGGCCGCCGGACAGCTGACGACGGCCGTGGCCATGGGCGACGCGCTGATCGACCGCCTGCAGAAGGCGGGGATCACCTTCCGGGTGGCGGACGTCCGCTGA
- a CDS encoding endonuclease V: MTSVQTPADEAEARAIQDELRHQVVLTQPGPPPGRGLVAGVDVAYDDARDLVAAAAVVLDAATLEVVEEATAVGHVSFPYVPGLLAFRELPTVLAALDALTTEPGLVVCDGYGLAHPRGFGLACHLGVVTGLPAIGVAKNPFTFTYEEPGARRGDASALRAADGAEVGRALRTQDGIKPVYVSVGHRVSLDNACAHALALSPSFRIPETTRHADSLCRMALREAS; the protein is encoded by the coding sequence ATGACGAGTGTGCAGACCCCCGCCGACGAGGCCGAGGCCCGGGCGATACAGGACGAACTACGCCATCAGGTCGTGCTCACCCAGCCCGGCCCCCCACCCGGCCGCGGTCTCGTCGCGGGAGTGGACGTCGCCTATGACGACGCCCGCGACCTGGTCGCCGCCGCGGCCGTGGTGCTCGACGCCGCCACCCTGGAGGTCGTCGAGGAGGCCACCGCCGTCGGGCACGTCAGCTTCCCCTACGTGCCCGGGCTGCTCGCCTTCCGCGAGCTGCCGACCGTACTGGCCGCCCTCGACGCCCTGACCACCGAGCCCGGCCTCGTCGTCTGCGACGGCTACGGCCTGGCGCACCCCCGCGGCTTCGGCCTCGCCTGCCACCTCGGCGTGGTCACCGGACTCCCGGCCATCGGCGTCGCGAAGAACCCGTTCACCTTCACCTACGAGGAGCCGGGCGCCCGGCGCGGCGACGCCTCCGCGCTGCGCGCGGCCGACGGCGCCGAGGTCGGGCGGGCGCTGCGGACGCAGGACGGGATCAAGCCGGTCTACGTCTCCGTCGGGCACCGGGTCTCCCTGGACAATGCGTGCGCCCACGCCCTGGCCCTGAGCCCGAGCTTCCGGATCCCCGAGACCACCCGCCACGCCGACTCCCTGTGCCGGATGGCGCTGCGGGAGGCCTCGTGA
- a CDS encoding YciI family protein, which produces MFVMELTYTAPVEAVEDEIDAHIAWLDGYYASGVFLASGRKVPRDGGVILAGGVSRAEVERIAAEDPFTVAGVCSYRITEFIATKTSADLSTVRENPAV; this is translated from the coding sequence ATGTTCGTCATGGAGCTCACCTACACCGCGCCCGTCGAAGCCGTCGAGGACGAGATAGACGCCCACATCGCCTGGCTGGACGGCTACTACGCCTCCGGCGTGTTCCTCGCGTCGGGACGCAAGGTCCCGCGCGACGGTGGCGTCATCCTGGCGGGCGGGGTGTCCCGGGCCGAGGTCGAGAGGATCGCGGCCGAGGACCCCTTCACGGTGGCGGGCGTCTGCAGTTACCGCATCACCGAGTTCATCGCCACGAAGACCTCGGCGGACCTGTCGACGGTGCGGGAGAACCCGGCGGTGTAG